The following coding sequences lie in one Candidatus Methylomirabilota bacterium genomic window:
- a CDS encoding LapA family protein, translated as MGYLVVALVAVAVAIFAMQNTTSVTVRFVAWQIGEVPLAAVVLLSLGAGVIIAGVPLWFQLWRARNRLRTVNLPPPPPEPPGDRYE; from the coding sequence ATGGGATACCTGGTCGTCGCGCTGGTGGCGGTCGCGGTCGCCATCTTCGCCATGCAGAACACGACGTCGGTGACGGTCCGCTTTGTGGCCTGGCAGATCGGTGAGGTGCCGCTGGCCGCGGTGGTGCTGCTGTCGCTGGGCGCGGGCGTCATCATCGCGGGCGTCCCGCTCTGGTTTCAGCTCTGGCGCGCGCGGAATCGGCTCCGCACCGTGAACCTGCCGCCTCCGCCGCCCGAGCCTCCGGGCGATCGCTACGAGTGA
- a CDS encoding MFS transporter, translating into MRHRARAVLGTAAGAHFLHDGFSDILYVLLPLWAAEFRLSFAQVGMIRTAYTGGMALFQIPAGFLAERWGERRLLAAGTAVTALGFVAAGWAGGFTSLLAILLLAGLGSGVQHPLSSSLVSQAFETGGRRAALGTYNFSGDLGKVAVPAAVGLAASLVGWRAAGAAYGILGLVGALALLAILARLAAGEGEPATHRDNARENGWGIRDPRGFGALAVIGMIDTATRTGFLTFLPFVLIAKGLTVAGVGGALALLFAGGATGKFACGLLAERLGVIRTVVLTEAATAAGIVTVVAGTLPVALAVLFPLGVALNGTSSVLYGTVADLVMPERRSRAYGLYYTLSIGSSSLAPAVYGLVSDAAGVSATLTIVGLLVLVTIPLCLLLRAVVTAPAGA; encoded by the coding sequence GTGAGACATCGCGCCCGCGCCGTGCTGGGCACCGCCGCCGGCGCCCACTTCCTGCACGACGGCTTCTCCGACATCCTCTATGTCCTGCTCCCGCTCTGGGCCGCGGAGTTCCGGCTGAGCTTCGCCCAGGTCGGCATGATCCGCACGGCGTATACGGGCGGCATGGCGCTCTTTCAGATCCCCGCCGGCTTCCTCGCCGAGCGGTGGGGGGAGCGCCGCCTGCTGGCCGCGGGCACCGCGGTCACGGCGCTGGGCTTCGTGGCGGCCGGCTGGGCCGGCGGCTTCACGTCGCTGCTGGCGATTCTGCTGCTCGCCGGGCTGGGCTCGGGCGTCCAGCATCCGCTCTCCTCCTCGCTCGTGTCCCAGGCGTTCGAGACGGGCGGCCGGCGCGCCGCGCTCGGGACCTACAACTTCTCGGGGGACCTGGGGAAGGTCGCCGTCCCGGCCGCCGTCGGGCTGGCGGCAAGCCTCGTGGGCTGGCGCGCCGCCGGCGCCGCCTACGGCATCCTCGGTCTCGTCGGCGCGCTGGCCCTCCTCGCCATCCTGGCCCGGCTCGCGGCGGGTGAGGGCGAGCCGGCCACGCACCGCGACAACGCCCGCGAAAACGGCTGGGGGATCCGCGACCCGCGCGGCTTCGGGGCCCTGGCCGTGATCGGTATGATCGACACCGCCACCCGCACCGGGTTCCTCACCTTCCTGCCCTTCGTGCTGATCGCCAAGGGCCTCACCGTCGCCGGCGTGGGGGGCGCGCTTGCCCTGCTGTTCGCCGGGGGCGCCACGGGGAAGTTCGCCTGCGGCCTGTTGGCCGAGCGGCTGGGCGTGATCCGCACGGTGGTCCTCACGGAAGCCGCGACGGCGGCGGGCATCGTCACGGTGGTGGCGGGGACGCTGCCCGTCGCCCTGGCGGTGCTCTTCCCGCTCGGCGTCGCGCTGAACGGCACCTCCTCGGTGCTCTACGGCACCGTCGCCGACCTCGTCATGCCCGAGCGCCGCTCGCGCGCGTATGGTCTCTACTACACCCTCAGCATCGGCTCCTCGTCGCTGGCGCCGGCCGTCTACGGCCTGGTGAGCGACGCGGCCGGGGTCAGCGCCACGCTCACGATCGTCGGCCTGCTCGTGCTGGTGACGATCCCGCTGTGCCTGCTGCTCCGGGCCGTCGTCACCGCCCCGGCCGGCGCCTGA
- a CDS encoding cob(I)yrinic acid a,c-diamide adenosyltransferase: MPISITRVYTRTGDGGETALVGGRRVPKDSPRIVAYGTVDELNAIVGIVRTFNEERLSEGEHHRWLDEVLRKIQNELFDLGSELATPPEAAYEGMFKVGEEQVTALERLMDYCQKDLPSLKSFTLPGGGRIGAFLHQARTVCRRAEREILKLSRAEPIGEGPLRYVNRLSDVFFVLGRWVGKQLGEKEYLWERGLQSHARPRTKKKPG, from the coding sequence ATGCCCATCAGCATCACCCGCGTCTACACCCGCACCGGCGACGGCGGCGAGACGGCGCTGGTCGGCGGCCGGCGCGTGCCCAAGGATTCGCCCCGCATCGTCGCCTACGGCACCGTCGACGAGCTGAACGCGATCGTCGGCATCGTGCGCACCTTCAACGAGGAGCGCCTGTCGGAGGGCGAGCACCACCGCTGGCTCGACGAGGTGTTGAGGAAGATCCAGAACGAGCTCTTCGATCTCGGCAGCGAGCTGGCCACGCCCCCCGAGGCCGCCTACGAGGGCATGTTCAAGGTGGGCGAGGAGCAGGTGACGGCCCTCGAGCGCCTGATGGACTACTGCCAGAAGGATCTGCCCTCCTTGAAATCGTTCACGCTGCCCGGAGGCGGGAGGATCGGCGCCTTCCTGCACCAGGCGCGCACCGTCTGCCGCCGCGCCGAGCGCGAGATCCTGAAGCTCTCGCGGGCGGAGCCGATCGGCGAAGGGCCGCTCCGCTACGTCAACCGCCTCAGCGACGTCTTCTTCGTGCTGGGCCGCTGGGTCGGCAAGCAGCTGGGCGAGAAGGAGTACCTCTGGGAGCGCGGGCTCCAGAGCCACGCGCGCCCCCGGACGAAGAAGAAGCCCGGCTAG
- a CDS encoding alpha/beta fold hydrolase yields MSYARTRDGVRIYYEQHGRGTPLVLAYGIGGNADMWDVNREALAARHRLVLWEPRGHARSDSPEDPAKYSFAHWVGDLKAVLDHLHIRRAHVGGLSLGGGIATRFTLRHPAHVSSLLVTNSSSAAGLPLSVDNLMLRARSIEITLTKGMDAMAEFAMTANPNVSERLALDPNAKQEFYEEYRRLTPVGYANSLRALLAMDHITATLSRIRVPVLLIGGDRDPSLGPMKLMHQKVRGSRLVVLSPASHFANRDQPDAWNRAALEFLARCDGRPRALNLTSRTGH; encoded by the coding sequence ATGTCCTACGCGCGGACCCGCGACGGGGTGCGGATCTACTACGAGCAGCACGGCCGCGGCACGCCGCTGGTGCTCGCCTACGGCATCGGTGGCAACGCCGACATGTGGGACGTCAACCGCGAGGCCCTCGCCGCCCGCCACCGGCTCGTCCTCTGGGAGCCCCGGGGGCATGCGCGCTCGGACAGCCCGGAGGACCCGGCGAAGTACTCGTTCGCCCACTGGGTCGGCGACCTCAAGGCGGTGCTCGACCACCTGCACATCCGTCGGGCCCACGTGGGCGGGCTCTCGCTCGGCGGCGGCATCGCCACCCGCTTCACGCTGCGCCACCCGGCGCACGTCAGCTCGCTCCTGGTGACCAACTCCTCGTCGGCGGCGGGCCTGCCGCTCTCCGTCGACAATCTGATGTTGCGCGCCCGATCGATCGAGATCACGCTGACCAAGGGCATGGACGCCATGGCCGAGTTCGCCATGACCGCCAACCCCAACGTCTCCGAGCGGCTCGCGCTCGACCCGAACGCCAAGCAGGAGTTCTACGAGGAGTACCGCCGGCTCACGCCCGTCGGCTACGCGAACTCGCTGCGGGCGCTCCTGGCCATGGACCACATCACCGCCACGCTGTCCCGCATCCGCGTGCCCGTGCTGCTCATCGGCGGCGATCGCGACCCATCGCTCGGCCCCATGAAGCTGATGCACCAGAAGGTCCGGGGCTCGCGGCTCGTCGTGCTCTCGCCGGCAAGCCACTTCGCCAACCGCGACCAGCCCGACGCGTGGAACCGCGCCGCTCTCGAGTTTCTGGCGCGCTGCGACGGGCGGCCCCGGGCTCTTAACCTGACTTCGAGGACGGGACACTAG
- a CDS encoding (2Fe-2S)-binding protein gives MKTRLSLTVNGETHEVLVPVHKTLLEVLREDLGLTGTKHGCELGECGTCTVLVEGEPVLSCLALPVEMEGRAISTVEGMAEGGVLHPLQQAFAELGAAQCGYCTPGILLTARTLLEDNPAPTRPEIKEALAGNLCRCTGYTKILDAVELAALRMGAAS, from the coding sequence ATGAAGACGCGCCTCAGCCTGACGGTCAACGGCGAGACCCACGAAGTCCTCGTGCCGGTCCACAAGACGCTGCTCGAGGTCCTCCGGGAGGACCTGGGCCTGACGGGGACCAAGCACGGCTGCGAGCTGGGCGAGTGCGGCACCTGCACGGTGCTGGTGGAGGGGGAGCCGGTGCTCTCCTGCCTGGCGCTGCCCGTCGAAATGGAGGGGCGCGCGATCAGCACGGTGGAGGGCATGGCCGAGGGCGGTGTGCTCCACCCCCTCCAGCAAGCCTTCGCCGAGCTGGGCGCCGCCCAGTGCGGCTACTGCACGCCGGGGATCCTCCTCACGGCCCGGACGCTCCTCGAGGACAACCCCGCGCCGACCCGCCCCGAGATCAAGGAGGCGTTGGCCGGCAATCTCTGCCGCTGCACCGGTTACACCAAGATCCTCGACGCCGTCGAGCTCGCCGCCCTCCGGATGGGCGCCGCGTCATGA
- a CDS encoding molybdopterin cofactor-binding domain-containing protein — MSVDPRVPSAGSARAPDGGRFGRGAEPPSEGKHEFSVIGRPLPKIDAWAKVTGETKYADDLFLPRMAYGKILRSPHPHALIRGIDTTRAQALPGVYAVITGWDLPRVKFGILPVSQDEEALFTEKVRMVGDAVAAVAAVDEETAGRACELIDVEYEPLRPLMSIEESLAHPEIRIHEYGDGPNVHKNVSLQFGDVEAAFARADLVREDVFFYEGNTHLPMEQHAAVAAWGPDGKLTLWSSTQTPHYVHRLLAKILDVPAAHIRVIATAVGGGFGGKLDPFAHEIAACKLSQLTGRPVKIACTREEVFYIHRGRHPVLMWIKTGFTGDGGITGCHLKTWLDGGAYGSYGVASVFYTGVINPVTYKIPVYKFEGARIFTNKPPCGPKRGHGTPQPRFALECQIDKAAEQLGLDPAEMRKWILHEPFTKTANHLTVTTIGLGECIDKVVEASGWCRKWKGWGIARGAQPGAKRRGIGIACSAYLTGAGTAIYWNSMPHSGVILRADRGGGVAVLCGATDIGQGSDSILAYLPAEILGIDPKDIRVHAADTDLTPVDLGSYSSRVTLMCGTAAIQAAERLKGAIAEAVGRKLGVEPERLAFRDRKVGVPDDWDKAIPFAQAVELAESVHGVLAFAGSYAPPKRAGKYRGGGVGPSPCYSYSACVVELTVDEETGEIELHDVWIGHDIGRALNPLLVEGQVEGSVYMGIGEALMEAQIFRKGLHKNPSMLEYKSPTTLETPEIHTILVETDDPEGPFGAKEAGQGPLLPVIPAIANAVYDAIGVRIDEVPIGPEKILKGLELRRQGKPPRVGPERIPLFTFKEPIVVESAFGQPAEASAVRPFADAPNSGNQR; from the coding sequence ATGAGCGTGGATCCGCGGGTTCCGAGCGCGGGCTCCGCCCGGGCCCCCGACGGGGGGAGGTTCGGAAGGGGGGCGGAGCCCCCCTCCGAGGGGAAGCACGAGTTCTCGGTCATCGGCCGGCCGCTGCCCAAGATCGACGCCTGGGCGAAGGTCACCGGCGAGACGAAGTACGCCGACGACCTCTTCCTGCCCCGCATGGCCTACGGCAAAATCTTGAGATCCCCGCACCCCCACGCCCTGATCCGGGGCATCGACACCACCCGCGCCCAGGCGCTGCCGGGCGTCTACGCGGTCATCACCGGCTGGGACCTGCCCCGGGTGAAGTTCGGCATCCTGCCCGTCTCCCAGGACGAGGAAGCGCTCTTCACGGAGAAGGTCCGGATGGTGGGCGACGCCGTGGCGGCGGTGGCCGCGGTGGACGAGGAGACGGCGGGCCGCGCGTGCGAGCTGATCGACGTCGAGTACGAGCCGCTGCGGCCGCTCATGTCCATCGAGGAGTCGCTGGCGCACCCCGAAATCCGCATCCACGAATACGGCGACGGCCCCAACGTCCACAAGAACGTGTCGCTCCAGTTCGGCGACGTCGAGGCCGCCTTCGCCCGCGCGGATCTGGTGCGCGAGGACGTCTTCTTCTACGAGGGCAACACGCACCTGCCGATGGAGCAGCACGCGGCGGTGGCCGCCTGGGGCCCGGACGGTAAGCTGACGCTCTGGTCGTCCACGCAGACCCCGCACTACGTCCACCGGCTGCTGGCCAAGATCCTCGACGTGCCGGCGGCCCACATCCGCGTGATCGCCACCGCCGTGGGCGGAGGCTTCGGGGGCAAGCTCGATCCCTTCGCTCACGAGATCGCGGCGTGCAAGCTCTCGCAGCTCACCGGCCGCCCGGTGAAGATCGCCTGCACGCGGGAGGAGGTCTTCTACATCCACCGCGGCCGGCACCCGGTGCTGATGTGGATCAAGACCGGCTTCACCGGGGACGGCGGCATCACCGGCTGCCACCTGAAGACCTGGCTCGACGGCGGCGCCTACGGTTCGTACGGCGTCGCCTCCGTCTTCTACACGGGCGTCATCAATCCGGTGACGTACAAGATTCCGGTGTACAAGTTCGAGGGCGCGCGGATCTTCACCAACAAGCCGCCCTGCGGCCCCAAGCGGGGCCACGGCACGCCCCAGCCGCGCTTCGCCCTGGAGTGCCAGATCGATAAGGCCGCCGAGCAGCTCGGCCTCGACCCTGCCGAGATGCGCAAGTGGATCCTGCACGAGCCCTTCACCAAGACGGCCAACCATCTCACGGTCACGACCATCGGGCTCGGCGAGTGCATCGACAAGGTCGTCGAGGCCTCGGGCTGGTGCCGGAAGTGGAAGGGCTGGGGGATCGCCCGGGGCGCGCAGCCCGGCGCGAAGCGTCGGGGGATCGGCATCGCCTGCTCGGCCTATCTGACGGGAGCGGGCACGGCCATCTACTGGAACAGCATGCCGCACTCGGGGGTGATCCTCCGGGCGGACCGCGGCGGCGGCGTCGCCGTGCTCTGCGGGGCCACCGACATCGGCCAGGGCTCGGACTCGATCCTCGCCTATCTGCCCGCCGAGATCCTGGGCATCGATCCCAAGGACATCCGCGTGCACGCCGCCGACACCGATCTCACGCCCGTCGATCTCGGCTCCTACTCCTCGCGGGTGACGCTGATGTGCGGGACCGCGGCGATCCAGGCCGCCGAGCGGCTCAAGGGCGCGATCGCGGAGGCGGTGGGGCGGAAGCTGGGGGTGGAGCCGGAGCGCCTCGCGTTCCGCGACCGCAAGGTCGGCGTGCCCGACGACTGGGACAAGGCGATCCCGTTCGCGCAGGCGGTCGAGCTGGCCGAGTCGGTGCACGGCGTGCTGGCGTTCGCCGGCTCGTATGCGCCTCCCAAGCGCGCCGGCAAGTACAGGGGAGGGGGAGTCGGACCGTCGCCTTGTTACTCGTACTCTGCATGTGTGGTCGAACTGACGGTCGACGAGGAAACCGGAGAGATAGAACTGCACGACGTGTGGATCGGACATGATATCGGGCGCGCGCTGAACCCGCTGCTGGTGGAAGGCCAGGTCGAGGGCTCGGTCTACATGGGCATCGGCGAGGCGCTCATGGAGGCGCAGATCTTCCGCAAGGGCCTGCACAAGAACCCCTCGATGCTCGAGTACAAGAGCCCCACCACGCTGGAGACGCCCGAGATCCATACGATCCTGGTGGAGACCGACGACCCCGAGGGCCCGTTCGGCGCCAAGGAGGCGGGCCAGGGGCCGCTGCTCCCGGTGATCCCCGCCATCGCCAACGCCGTCTATGACGCGATCGGCGTGCGGATCGACGAGGTTCCCATCGGGCCGGAGAAGATCCTCAAGGGGCTCGAGCTCCGGCGGCAGGGCAAACCGCCCCGCGTCGGACCCGAGCGGATCCCGCTCTTCACGTTCAAGGAGCCGATCGTCGTCGAGTCCGCGTTCGGCCAACCGGCCGAGGCCAGCGCCGTCCGGCCTTTCGCCGACGCTCCCAACTCTGGTAATCAGCGGTGA
- a CDS encoding FAD binding domain-containing protein, which produces MMRLPAFRYLAPPTVAEAARAVAERGEAMLVAGGTDLYPNMKRRQFEPKVLVGLGAIPELRGVSGSAREGLRIGPTTTLTAVARHPEIAGHYGALATAAGLVSSPQLRNMGTIGGNVCVDTRCNYYNQAYEWRKAIGFCMKKDGDICLVAPGSPRCWAVSSSDTAPVLWSLGARVRLVGAASERTIPVEAIYRDDGIEYLAKRPDEVLADILLPPADGWTSAYLKLRRRGSFDFPVLGVAVALRMEGAVVGDAKIVLGAVAPLPRPAPAAAAALVGERLTHDVIARVADLAAGPAKPLDNTDYAHFYRKRMTRVFVARALRRLGGLDGEGRVEEEVA; this is translated from the coding sequence ATGATGCGTCTGCCGGCGTTCAGATACCTGGCGCCGCCGACGGTCGCCGAGGCGGCGCGCGCCGTCGCCGAGCGCGGCGAGGCGATGCTCGTGGCCGGCGGCACCGATCTCTACCCGAACATGAAGCGGCGGCAGTTCGAGCCCAAGGTCCTGGTCGGGCTGGGCGCGATCCCGGAGCTCCGCGGCGTGAGCGGCAGCGCGCGGGAAGGGCTGAGGATCGGCCCCACCACGACGCTCACCGCGGTGGCGCGGCATCCGGAGATCGCGGGCCATTACGGGGCACTGGCGACCGCGGCCGGGTTGGTCTCCTCCCCACAGCTCCGCAACATGGGCACGATCGGCGGCAACGTGTGCGTGGACACGCGCTGCAACTACTACAACCAGGCGTACGAGTGGCGGAAGGCCATCGGGTTCTGCATGAAGAAGGACGGCGACATCTGTCTGGTGGCGCCCGGCAGCCCGCGCTGCTGGGCGGTGTCGTCGTCGGACACCGCCCCCGTGCTCTGGAGCCTGGGCGCCCGCGTGCGACTGGTGGGCGCCGCGAGCGAGCGCACCATCCCCGTCGAGGCGATCTACCGGGACGACGGGATCGAGTACCTGGCCAAGCGGCCGGACGAGGTGCTGGCGGACATCCTGCTGCCCCCCGCCGACGGCTGGACGTCGGCCTATCTCAAGCTCCGGCGGCGTGGCTCGTTCGACTTCCCGGTGCTCGGCGTGGCGGTGGCGCTGAGGATGGAGGGCGCGGTGGTCGGTGACGCGAAGATCGTCCTGGGGGCGGTGGCGCCGCTGCCCCGCCCGGCCCCGGCGGCAGCCGCCGCGCTCGTCGGCGAGCGCCTGACGCATGATGTGATCGCGCGCGTGGCCGACCTGGCCGCCGGCCCCGCCAAGCCGCTCGACAACACCGACTACGCCCACTTTTACCGGAAGAGGATGACCCGCGTGTTCGTCGCGAGAGCGCTGCGCCGACTGGGCGGGCTCGACGGCGAGGGGCGCGTCGAGGAGGAGGTCGCATGA
- a CDS encoding helix-turn-helix domain-containing protein, whose protein sequence is MTALGERVRALRVERGLPQRQLAEKAELTPSMVSQIESGRLTPSLNTLRRLAAALGVTIAALFDGQPAGSLVVSRKRDYPVVSFDGAREQWAVLGAGLFQGKIRAVVSTLTSKSRGVDTDKVIIKPGQMKLFYLLEGQAALLYNGERHVLEAGDSALLDGGLPHGWENLGSRKARALWVILG, encoded by the coding sequence ATGACCGCCCTCGGAGAGCGGGTCCGGGCGCTGAGGGTGGAGCGCGGATTGCCCCAGCGCCAGCTCGCCGAGAAGGCGGAGCTGACACCCAGCATGGTGTCCCAGATCGAGTCGGGACGGCTGACGCCCTCGCTCAACACGCTGCGGAGACTGGCCGCCGCCCTGGGCGTGACGATCGCGGCGCTCTTCGACGGCCAGCCGGCGGGCAGTCTGGTCGTCTCCCGCAAGAGGGACTACCCGGTCGTCTCCTTCGACGGCGCCCGCGAGCAGTGGGCGGTGCTGGGCGCCGGCCTGTTCCAGGGCAAGATCCGGGCGGTGGTGTCCACACTGACCTCGAAGTCGCGGGGCGTGGACACGGACAAGGTCATCATCAAGCCCGGCCAGATGAAGCTCTTCTACCTGCTGGAGGGCCAGGCGGCGCTCCTGTACAACGGCGAGCGCCACGTGCTGGAGGCCGGCGACAGCGCCCTGCTGGACGGCGGGCTGCCGCACGGCTGGGAAAATCTCGGGAGCCGTAAGGCCCGCGCCCTCTGGGTCATCCTCGGATAG
- the boxC gene encoding 2,3-epoxybenzoyl-CoA dihydrolase, which produces MTDSGRALPPIDFRTEPSRYRQWKLSIDGRVATLAMDVKEDGGLRPGYELKLNSYDLGVDIELYDAIQRLRFEHPEVGAVILTSAKERIFCAGANIRMLGQSSHGFKVNFCKFTNETRNALEEASAESRQVWICAINGPCAGGGYELALACERIIMADDGNTSVALPETPLLAVLPGTGGLTRLVDKRHVRRDRADVFCTIEEGIKGQRALDWGLVDELVPRSRLEATARGRAAERAARSDRPAAARGIALRPLDRTIDGDRIAYAHIACAIDRARGVAEITISGPSAPPPADAAGIHGLGDAFWPLALARQLDDLILHLRTNEEEIGLWVFRTAGSADLVEAHDRLLADQPGDWLAREIRLFLKRTLKRIDVSARSVFALIEPDSCFTGTLLELALAADRSYMLAGAREGDGRPPATLRLTEMNFGAYPMANGLTRLASRFLGEPGRVDDLKGRIGQDLDAAAADDAGLVTATPDDIDWDDEVRLALEERAAFSPDALTGMEASLRFAGPETLETKIFGRLSAWQNWIFQRPNAVGPKGGLSVYGTGQRSEFDRRRV; this is translated from the coding sequence ATGACGGACAGCGGACGCGCCCTTCCCCCCATCGACTTCAGAACCGAGCCGTCGCGGTACCGGCAGTGGAAGCTGAGCATCGACGGCCGCGTCGCCACTCTGGCCATGGACGTGAAGGAGGACGGGGGGCTCCGCCCCGGCTACGAGCTGAAGCTCAACTCCTACGACCTCGGCGTGGACATCGAGCTGTACGATGCCATTCAGCGCCTGCGCTTCGAGCATCCGGAGGTCGGCGCGGTGATCCTCACCTCGGCCAAGGAGCGCATCTTCTGCGCGGGGGCCAACATCCGGATGCTGGGCCAGTCGTCCCACGGCTTCAAGGTGAACTTCTGCAAGTTCACCAACGAGACGCGCAATGCTCTCGAGGAGGCTTCGGCGGAGTCGCGGCAGGTCTGGATCTGCGCGATCAACGGCCCCTGCGCCGGCGGGGGCTACGAGCTGGCGCTGGCCTGCGAGCGCATCATCATGGCCGACGACGGCAACACCTCGGTGGCCCTGCCGGAGACGCCCCTCCTCGCCGTCCTGCCGGGGACGGGTGGGCTGACCCGCCTGGTCGACAAGCGCCACGTGCGCCGCGATCGGGCCGACGTCTTCTGCACGATCGAGGAGGGCATCAAGGGCCAGCGGGCCCTCGACTGGGGGCTGGTGGACGAGCTGGTGCCGCGCTCGAGGCTGGAGGCGACGGCCCGGGGGCGCGCTGCCGAGCGGGCCGCCCGCAGCGACCGGCCCGCCGCCGCGCGGGGGATCGCGCTCAGGCCGCTCGATCGCACGATCGACGGCGATCGGATCGCCTACGCCCACATCGCCTGCGCCATCGATCGCGCCCGCGGCGTCGCCGAGATCACCATCAGCGGCCCCAGCGCCCCACCGCCGGCCGACGCGGCGGGGATCCATGGGCTGGGCGACGCGTTCTGGCCGCTGGCGCTGGCGCGCCAGCTGGACGATCTGATCCTCCATCTGAGGACCAACGAGGAGGAGATCGGCCTGTGGGTGTTCAGGACCGCCGGCAGCGCCGATCTGGTCGAGGCCCACGATCGCCTGCTGGCTGATCAGCCGGGCGACTGGCTGGCCCGCGAGATCCGCCTCTTTCTCAAGCGGACGCTGAAGCGGATCGACGTCTCGGCGCGCTCGGTCTTCGCGCTGATCGAGCCGGACTCCTGCTTCACCGGTACGCTGCTCGAGCTGGCGCTGGCTGCCGATCGCTCCTACATGCTGGCCGGCGCGCGGGAGGGCGACGGCCGGCCGCCCGCGACGCTTCGCCTGACCGAGATGAACTTCGGCGCCTATCCCATGGCCAACGGGCTGACGCGCCTGGCCAGCCGCTTCCTCGGCGAGCCCGGCCGCGTCGACGACCTGAAGGGCCGGATCGGCCAGGACCTCGACGCCGCCGCCGCGGACGACGCGGGCCTGGTGACCGCCACCCCCGATGACATCGACTGGGACGACGAGGTCCGCCTGGCCCTGGAGGAGCGCGCGGCGTTTTCGCCCGACGCGCTCACCGGCATGGAGGCGTCGCTCCGGTTCGCCGGGCCGGAAACGCTCGAGACCAAGATCTTCGGCCGCCTGTCCGCGTGGCAGAACTGGATCTTCCAGCGGCCCAACGCCGTCGGTCCCAAGGGCGGACTTTCCGTATATGGCACTGGCCAGCGCAGCGAGTTCGACCGAAGGAGAGTGTGA
- the boxB gene encoding benzoyl-CoA 2,3-epoxidase subunit BoxB produces MTGVDYLERIPNNVDLRENRRLLRALEDWQPKFLQWWLDLGPEGFQATRVYLRTAVSVDRDGWAQFDYVKMPDYRWGIFLAETEPDRVIGFGDHQGQAAWQEVPGEHRGVLRRLIVTQGDTEPASVEQQRHLGRTCPSVYDLRNLFQVNVEEGRHLWAMVYLLQAYFGRDGREEAEALLQRHSGDADKPRILGAFNEPMPDWLSFFMFSFFTDRDGKYQLASLQESGFDPLSRTCRFMLTEEAHHMFVGETGVGRIVQRTCELMRQEKTDDVRQEGAIDLPTIQRYVNLHYSVSLDLFGSEISTNAANYYTTGLKGRFEETKQEDDHRLMEATYPITLLEGDRIVTRPLAALTALNERLRDDYIADCQRGVDRWNQIIKKHGIAFELKLPHRGFHRAIGSFAEARVSPEGRVISEAEWSAKGDEWLPGERDRAYLASLMHPVIALGKFTNWIAAPARGINGKPIDFEYVRLD; encoded by the coding sequence ATGACGGGCGTCGATTACCTGGAGCGGATTCCGAACAACGTCGACTTGAGAGAGAACCGCCGCCTGCTGCGCGCCCTGGAGGACTGGCAGCCGAAGTTCCTCCAGTGGTGGCTGGACCTGGGCCCGGAGGGCTTTCAGGCGACCCGGGTGTACCTCCGAACGGCTGTGAGCGTGGACAGGGACGGCTGGGCGCAGTTCGACTACGTCAAGATGCCCGACTATCGCTGGGGGATCTTCCTGGCCGAGACCGAGCCGGACCGCGTGATCGGCTTCGGCGACCACCAGGGCCAGGCCGCCTGGCAGGAAGTGCCCGGCGAGCACCGCGGCGTGCTGCGGCGGCTGATCGTCACCCAGGGCGACACCGAGCCGGCCTCGGTCGAGCAGCAGCGTCACCTCGGGCGCACCTGCCCGTCGGTCTACGACCTGCGCAACCTGTTCCAGGTCAACGTGGAGGAGGGGCGGCATCTCTGGGCCATGGTCTACCTCCTCCAGGCCTACTTCGGGCGCGATGGCCGCGAGGAGGCGGAGGCGCTGCTCCAGCGGCACTCGGGCGACGCCGACAAGCCGCGCATCCTGGGCGCCTTCAACGAGCCGATGCCCGACTGGCTGAGCTTCTTCATGTTCAGCTTCTTCACCGACCGCGACGGCAAGTACCAGCTGGCGAGCCTCCAGGAGAGCGGCTTCGATCCGCTGTCGCGCACCTGCCGGTTCATGCTGACCGAGGAGGCTCACCACATGTTCGTGGGCGAGACCGGCGTGGGACGCATCGTCCAGCGGACCTGCGAGCTGATGCGCCAGGAGAAGACCGACGACGTGCGCCAGGAGGGCGCGATCGACCTGCCCACCATCCAGCGGTACGTCAACCTCCACTACTCGGTGTCGCTCGACCTGTTCGGATCGGAGATCTCGACCAACGCCGCGAACTACTACACCACCGGTTTGAAGGGCCGCTTCGAGGAGACCAAGCAGGAGGACGATCACCGGCTGATGGAGGCCACTTATCCGATCACGCTGCTGGAGGGCGACCGGATCGTGACCCGCCCGCTGGCGGCGCTGACCGCGCTCAACGAGCGGCTGCGCGACGATTACATCGCCGACTGCCAGCGCGGGGTCGACCGCTGGAACCAGATCATCAAGAAGCACGGGATCGCCTTCGAGCTGAAGCTGCCGCACCGCGGCTTCCACCGGGCTATCGGAAGCTTCGCCGAGGCTCGGGTGTCACCCGAGGGCCGGGTGATCAGCGAAGCGGAGTGGAGCGCCAAAGGGGACGAGTGGCTGCCGGGCGAGAGGGACCGCGCCTACCTGGCGAGCCTGATGCATCCGGTCATCGCGCTGGGCAAGTTCACCAACTGGATCGCGGCGCCCGCCCGCGGGATCAACGGCAAGCCCATCGACTTCGAGTACGTCCGCCTCGACTGA